DNA sequence from the bacterium genome:
GCCCCTGCATGACGTCGCGCACGCTGCGCGACTGGTTGATGTGGCCGATGACCTGCCCGGCGGGGTTGAACATCACCTTCTTGGCCTTGTCGGCGTAGCGGTGGCCGCGGCTCACCGCGTCGGCGGTGACCATGAACTGCAGCGGCATGCCGAGCGTGCCCGGCGAGTCGGGGCCCTCCCACGCATCGGTCCAGTCGTTCCTCAGCATGCGGCAGGGCTTGCCGGTCCAACTGCGCGAGCGGACGGTGTCGCGGGTGCCCGCCTTCAGGTACGAGTCCATCTGCGCCGGCGGCACGTCGGCCTCCTGCACGGTGAGCCACAGGGTGCCGGTCCACACCCCCTGGGCGCCCATCGCCAGCGCGGCGGCGATCTGCTTGCCGCTGCCGACGCCGCCCGCCGCCAGCACCGGCGTCGGCGCCACCGCCTCGATCACCTCCGGCCACAGCACCATGCTGCCGACGTCGCCGGTGTGACCGCCGCCCTCGGTGCCCTGGGCGATGATGATGTCGATGCCCGCCGCCTGGTGCGAGCGCGCCTGCTTCGCCGCGCCGCACAGGGCCGCCACCAGGCGGCCGCTGTCGTGGATCTCCTTGATGATCTCCTCGGGCGGCGTGCCGAGCGCGTTGGCGATCAGCTTCACCTTCGGGTGCGTGAGCGCGATCTCCACCTGCGGCGTCGCCGTCGCCGCCGTCCAGCCGAGAAGCTGCTGCGCCTGCTCGCCCTCGGGAAGCTTCGGCACGCCGTGGTCGGCGAGGATCTTGTCGGCGAACTTGCGATGCTCCTCGGGGATCGCCGCCATCAGCATCTCCTCGAGCTTCTTGGGGTCGACCTCGCCCATGCCCTCGTACTTGCCGGGGATGACGATGTCGACGCCGTACGGCTTGTCGCCGATGTGCTCGTCGATCCAGGCGAGCTCGACCTCGAGCTGCTGGGGCGAGAAGCCGACGGCGCCGAGGACGCCGAAGCCGCCCGCCTTGCTCACCGCGGCGACGACGTCGCGGCAGTGGCTGAAGGCGAAGATGGGGAGCTCGATGCCGAGCCGGTCACAGAGGGGGGTGTGCATGGGGCAATCCTTTCTCGAGCAATGTCAGCGCCGCGCCACCGCGGCGGGGAGGCGTCCAGCGCGCTCCGCGCCGCGGCGGCGCGACGGTGACGGGAGGGACAGATCACTCGCCAGGCCGGCGATGAGATGGCGCAGGCCGAATTCGAAGACGCGGTCGGCGTCGCCGCGGTGCGTCTGTTCGAGGACCGCGTAGGCGGCGGCGCCGTCGGCCGGGCGCTCGCGGCGCAGCGTCGCCTGGATCTGCCGGTGCACCGGGCCGGTCGAGCGGTTGCCGGCGAGGAAGCTGAAGCCGATGACGTAGGTCGTCAGCGCCGTGATCGCGAAGCCGGTCTGCGCCTCCGAGAAGCCGGCGCGGCGCAGCGGCGCGGCGGCGGCCTCGATGAAGCGCAGCGCGTTCGGACCGTGCGGCGTGCTGTAGGCGAAGAGCGTCGCCAGGCGCGGCTTGCGCGCGAACAGCGCCCGCAGGCGGCGCATCAGCTCGGCCACCTGCTCCTGCCAGGGGCCGTCCGGGGGCGGCGTCAGGTCGCCCATCACGTGATCGAGGACACGCGCCAGCAGCGCCTCCTTGCTGCCGATGCGGCGGTAGAGCGCCGGCGCCTGGATGCCGAGCGCCGCCACCAGCGTGCGCATCGACCAGGCCTCCATGCCCTTCGCCTCGATCAGCCGCCGCGCCGCGACGACGATGGCGTCGACGTCGGGCGGCGTCCGGCGGCGCGGAGTTAACGACGTTACCATGATGCGGTAACACCGTTACCGCACGCACCGGGGCGAATGCAACCGCGGCGCCGCGGCGGGCGGCGACTCGCGCCCCGCCGGCCCGCCCGCATTGTCCCCGGCGCGGCCGCCGGATAAGGGGCTGGGGTTCCCGCATGCTGCTGCCGATCTTCCTCATCGTCCTCGTGGACATCCTCGCCTTCACGCTGGTGATCCCGCTGCTGGCGATCTACGCCGAGCACCTCGGGGCGACGCCGTTCGTCGCCACCCTGCTGGTGTCGGTGTTCGCGGTCTGCCAGCTCATCTCGGGACCGCTGCTCGGCCGCATCTCCGATCGCGTCGGCCGCAAGCCGATGCTGATCGTCAGCCAGGTCGGAACCCTGCTCGGCCTGCTGGTGATGGGCAGCGCCAACTCGCTGTGGCTGCTCTTCCTCGGCCGCATGCTCGACGGCGCCACCGCCGGCAACCTGTCGCTGGCGCAGGCGTACATCGCCGACAACACCAAGCCGGAGGATCGCGCCCGCTCCTTCGCCATCATCGGCATCGCCTTCGGGCTCGGCTTCTTCCTCGGGCCGTCGATGGCCGGCTACGTCTCGCAATACGGCCTGCACCAGCCGTTCCACGTCGCCGCCGGCCTGTCGCTGCTCAGCATCCTCTGCACGCTGGCGCTGCTGCCCAACCAGCCGCCGGTGGCGCGGGCCGCCGGCGCCGCCGCCGGGCCCGGCGGCGCGCGCCTGGCGCTCACCGACTGGGGCACCTACGCGCAGTACTTCGAGCGCCCGGTGCTCGCCGGCCTGCTGCTGCAGTTCCTGCTGTTCGGGTTCGCCTTCACCACCTTCACCTCGGGATTCGCGCTGTTCTCCGAGCGCACCTTCCGCTGGCACGACCAGCCGTTCACGCCGCGCGAGATCGGCTACCTGTTCGCCTACGCGGGCTTTCTCGGCATCGTCCTGCAGGGCGGCCTGATCGGCCGGCTGGTGAAGCGCTTCGGCGAGCCGGTGCTGGTCAGCGCCGGCTTCCTGTCGATGGCCGGCGGCTTCCTGCTGCTCGGCCTCATCGACCAGGTGCCGCTGCTGGTCGTGGTGGCGACGCTGGTCGCCTTCGGCCAGGGCGTGCTGCGGCCGACGCTCACCAGCCTGCTCAGCCAGAGCGCCGATCCGAGCGAGCAGGGCGTGGTCCTCGGGCTGTCGCAGTCGCTGACCTCGATCGCGCTGGTGCTGGCGCCGCCGCTCGGCGGCTGGCTGATCGGCGCCGGGCATCTCTCGACCTGGGCATTCGTCGCCGCGCTCGCCGCCGTCCTCGGGTGGCTCGCCGCCGGCTGGGGTTCCTCGCGGGCCTTGGTGCTCACCCCGCCGGCCCGCGCCGACGGCCAGGGCTGACCC
Encoded proteins:
- a CDS encoding MFS transporter; the protein is MLLPIFLIVLVDILAFTLVIPLLAIYAEHLGATPFVATLLVSVFAVCQLISGPLLGRISDRVGRKPMLIVSQVGTLLGLLVMGSANSLWLLFLGRMLDGATAGNLSLAQAYIADNTKPEDRARSFAIIGIAFGLGFFLGPSMAGYVSQYGLHQPFHVAAGLSLLSILCTLALLPNQPPVARAAGAAAGPGGARLALTDWGTYAQYFERPVLAGLLLQFLLFGFAFTTFTSGFALFSERTFRWHDQPFTPREIGYLFAYAGFLGIVLQGGLIGRLVKRFGEPVLVSAGFLSMAGGFLLLGLIDQVPLLVVVATLVAFGQGVLRPTLTSLLSQSADPSEQGVVLGLSQSLTSIALVLAPPLGGWLIGAGHLSTWAFVAALAAVLGWLAAGWGSSRALVLTPPARADGQG
- a CDS encoding TetR/AcrR family transcriptional regulator C-terminal domain-containing protein, encoding MVTSLTPRRRTPPDVDAIVVAARRLIEAKGMEAWSMRTLVAALGIQAPALYRRIGSKEALLARVLDHVMGDLTPPPDGPWQEQVAELMRRLRALFARKPRLATLFAYSTPHGPNALRFIEAAAAPLRRAGFSEAQTGFAITALTTYVIGFSFLAGNRSTGPVHRQIQATLRRERPADGAAAYAVLEQTHRGDADRVFEFGLRHLIAGLASDLSLPSPSRRRGAERAGRLPAAVARR
- a CDS encoding nitronate monooxygenase, whose product is MHTPLCDRLGIELPIFAFSHCRDVVAAVSKAGGFGVLGAVGFSPQQLEVELAWIDEHIGDKPYGVDIVIPGKYEGMGEVDPKKLEEMLMAAIPEEHRKFADKILADHGVPKLPEGEQAQQLLGWTAATATPQVEIALTHPKVKLIANALGTPPEEIIKEIHDSGRLVAALCGAAKQARSHQAAGIDIIIAQGTEGGGHTGDVGSMVLWPEVIEAVAPTPVLAAGGVGSGKQIAAALAMGAQGVWTGTLWLTVQEADVPPAQMDSYLKAGTRDTVRSRSWTGKPCRMLRNDWTDAWEGPDSPGTLGMPLQFMVTADAVSRGHRYADKAKKVMFNPAGQVIGHINQSRSVRDVMQGLVTEYVEAVERLQALNG